In Mycobacterium sp. Aquia_216, a genomic segment contains:
- a CDS encoding MlaE family ABC transporter permease gives MTNVAVLRARFPRAAENLNRYGGAAGRGLDDIGRMAWFGMVCIAHVPHAIRNYRKETLRLIAQIGMGTGAMAVVGGTVAIVGFVTLSGSSLVAIQGFASLGNIGVEAFTGFFAALINVRIAAPVVTGIAMAATVGAGATAELGAMRISEEIDALEVMGIKSISFLATTRFMAGLVVIIPIYAMAMIMCFLSPQITTTVLYGQSNGTYDHYFRTFLRPDDVFWSFLEAILITAVVMITHCFYGYNAGGGPVGVGEAVGRSMRFSLVSVQVVVLSAALALYGVNPNFALTV, from the coding sequence ATGACCAACGTCGCCGTACTGCGCGCCCGGTTCCCCCGGGCGGCCGAGAACCTCAACCGCTACGGCGGTGCCGCCGGCCGGGGGCTCGACGACATCGGCCGGATGGCCTGGTTCGGGATGGTCTGTATCGCGCACGTGCCGCACGCGATACGCAACTACCGCAAGGAAACGCTGCGGCTGATCGCCCAGATCGGCATGGGCACCGGGGCCATGGCCGTCGTCGGTGGCACCGTCGCCATCGTCGGCTTCGTCACGCTGTCCGGTAGCTCCCTGGTCGCCATCCAGGGATTCGCATCCCTGGGGAACATCGGCGTCGAGGCGTTCACCGGCTTCTTCGCCGCACTGATCAACGTGCGCATCGCCGCCCCCGTCGTCACCGGCATCGCGATGGCCGCCACCGTCGGCGCCGGCGCCACCGCCGAACTCGGCGCCATGCGGATCAGCGAAGAGATCGACGCCCTGGAAGTGATGGGCATCAAGTCGATCTCGTTCCTGGCGACCACGCGGTTCATGGCCGGACTGGTGGTGATCATCCCGATCTACGCGATGGCGATGATCATGTGCTTCCTGTCGCCGCAGATCACCACGACGGTGCTCTACGGGCAATCCAACGGCACCTACGACCACTACTTCCGGACGTTCCTTCGCCCCGATGACGTGTTCTGGTCGTTCCTGGAGGCCATCCTCATCACCGCGGTCGTGATGATCACGCACTGCTTCTACGGCTACAACGCCGGTGGCGGGCCCGTCGGCGTCGGCGAGGCCGTCGGTCGCTCGATGCGCTTCTCCCTGGTCTCGGTGCAGGTTGTCGTGTTATCCGCCGCGTTGGCGCTGTACGGCGTCAACCCCAACTTCGCCTTGACGGTGTAG